Proteins found in one Spirosoma rhododendri genomic segment:
- a CDS encoding FtsX-like permease family protein: MATAQALRRGREIGVRRVIGATRRRVFWQFLTETALIASLAAGMAIVLAYSFLPILRQWTQTPVPFGLDLIDWGFLLMLVGLVTGLAGTYPGLVLAGFKPVLVLNGQATQQQIQGLPLRRLLVIGQLAINMAFVTAVIVMSRQLAFWLQADAGFDADQRVTFPVYQNGNQDLVQFRRALLQIDGVEAVSYSSKAPIGGTINTYPVRFADRPAVEPYQLVTMVVDSAYVPIYAIKLLAGQQLPNRDTVSGFLLNETAVRMLGFSSPEQVIGKLLTIPYRDTLTKPIIGVVGDWRQSGFKSPILPTVLFTNHHSFSSCHLRLATGRKAAIMARVQTVWERYFPNNIYGEVHLDVIMTDFYAEEAQQLRFVQLAAGVAIGIGSVGLLGLVIFLTSRRTREIAIRKAVGASEGAIVWLFLREFALLLAIAFGLATPVVWWVMNQWLSRYESHIAFTPDLLLMGLLLVTITTLLTVLVHTLRAARTNPARALRTD; this comes from the coding sequence ATGGCCACCGCGCAGGCCCTGCGCCGGGGCCGTGAAATTGGCGTTCGGCGCGTCATCGGGGCTACGCGTCGACGCGTATTCTGGCAGTTCCTGACCGAGACGGCACTGATTGCCAGCCTGGCCGCGGGTATGGCGATCGTATTGGCCTATTCGTTTCTGCCCATTCTGCGGCAATGGACGCAGACGCCGGTACCGTTCGGGCTGGACCTGATCGACTGGGGGTTTCTGCTGATGCTGGTCGGGCTGGTTACCGGGCTGGCGGGCACGTACCCTGGGCTGGTGCTGGCGGGCTTCAAACCGGTACTGGTGCTGAATGGACAGGCCACACAGCAGCAGATTCAGGGTTTGCCCCTGCGTCGGCTGCTGGTGATTGGGCAACTGGCGATCAACATGGCGTTTGTCACAGCGGTCATCGTCATGAGCCGGCAGTTGGCGTTCTGGCTGCAGGCCGACGCTGGTTTTGATGCCGACCAGCGCGTCACTTTTCCGGTATACCAGAACGGTAATCAGGACCTCGTTCAATTCCGGCGGGCATTGCTGCAAATCGACGGGGTTGAGGCTGTCAGTTATAGCAGTAAGGCCCCCATTGGTGGTACGATTAATACGTACCCAGTTCGATTCGCGGATCGTCCGGCCGTGGAGCCATACCAACTAGTGACGATGGTCGTTGATTCGGCCTATGTACCGATTTATGCCATCAAACTGCTAGCCGGACAACAGTTACCGAACCGCGACACGGTCAGTGGCTTTTTGCTTAACGAAACCGCCGTTCGGATGCTGGGCTTCTCATCGCCGGAGCAAGTGATTGGTAAGCTGTTGACGATTCCGTACAGAGACACGCTTACCAAGCCAATTATTGGGGTGGTAGGTGACTGGCGGCAAAGTGGTTTCAAAAGTCCAATTCTACCCACGGTGCTGTTCACCAATCACCACAGCTTTAGCAGTTGTCATCTACGATTGGCAACCGGTCGGAAGGCCGCGATTATGGCCCGCGTACAGACCGTCTGGGAGCGCTACTTCCCGAACAATATCTACGGTGAGGTACACCTGGACGTGATCATGACGGATTTCTACGCGGAGGAAGCCCAGCAACTTCGGTTCGTACAGCTAGCCGCAGGGGTAGCCATCGGGATCGGCTCCGTTGGTTTGCTGGGCCTGGTCATCTTTCTGACCAGCCGCCGGACGCGGGAGATTGCCATTCGGAAAGCGGTGGGTGCGTCGGAAGGAGCCATCGTCTGGCTTTTCTTGCGGGAATTTGCCCTCCTGCTGGCTATTGCGTTCGGGCTGGCCACGCCGGTGGTCTGGTGGGTGATGAATCAGTGGCTAAGCCGATACGAAAGCCACATCGCGTTCACGCCCGACCTGCTGCTAATGGGGTTGCTGCTGGTGACGATAACGACGCTGCTAACCGTGCTGGTGCATACGTTGCGAGCCGCCCGAACCAACCCGGCACGCGCCCTGCGCACCGACTGA
- a CDS encoding sensor histidine kinase, with protein MTRQPVYWLPALLVGGGQVGELMYYLNRQNRELTDFLDALRCQDFSSNLSAIHAPTSVRQARQLLNQINQTFSALTREKEAQHLYLQNVLALVNTGILSYRDDDLTVGWMNESLKRFLQVPYVKTLEGVRRRNPALHAQLLSLRPGENKVFKMGAQAVLLSATAFTDETGRWRLIAFQPMSEALEANEALAYQKILRVLNHEIMNSIAPIASLAETLHQRLHTEQGTVDELRTGIGIIRARSEGLLQFSQTYRNLSKFSAASLQPVRIIDLIEAVLTLFDPTLTQRGIDPDVIVPDMDLIVLADPVLIEQVLINLLTNALDALRNQPTPTLAITAARNDDNRPLVSVTDNGPGIPDDLIDEIFIPFFTTKQHGSGIGLSLSRQIMQLHRGSIQLQSTIGQGSTFSLLFSAV; from the coding sequence GTGACCCGGCAACCCGTTTACTGGCTGCCGGCATTACTGGTTGGGGGTGGACAGGTTGGGGAGCTGATGTATTACCTGAACCGACAGAACCGGGAGCTAACCGACTTTCTGGACGCGCTCCGCTGCCAGGATTTTTCGAGTAATCTGAGCGCCATTCACGCGCCGACTTCCGTTCGACAGGCGCGGCAGTTACTGAATCAGATCAATCAGACGTTCAGCGCCCTGACCCGCGAGAAAGAAGCCCAGCATTTGTATTTGCAGAACGTGCTGGCGCTGGTAAACACAGGCATCCTGTCGTATCGCGACGATGATCTGACGGTGGGCTGGATGAACGAATCCCTAAAACGATTCCTTCAGGTGCCTTACGTCAAAACGCTGGAAGGGGTCCGACGTCGTAATCCGGCCCTGCACGCGCAGTTGCTGTCGCTACGACCGGGGGAAAACAAGGTGTTCAAAATGGGCGCTCAGGCCGTACTATTGTCTGCTACAGCCTTCACGGATGAGACCGGCCGGTGGCGGCTGATTGCCTTTCAGCCCATGAGCGAAGCGCTGGAGGCAAATGAAGCGCTGGCCTACCAGAAAATTCTGCGGGTGCTCAACCACGAAATTATGAACTCGATTGCGCCCATTGCGTCGCTAGCGGAAACGCTGCACCAACGGCTGCATACGGAACAGGGCACAGTCGATGAGCTACGGACGGGCATTGGCATTATCCGCGCGCGCAGCGAGGGTTTACTCCAGTTTTCGCAGACCTATCGGAACCTGAGTAAATTCTCTGCTGCGTCGCTTCAGCCGGTGCGTATCATCGACCTAATCGAAGCCGTACTGACGCTGTTCGATCCTACCCTCACTCAACGCGGCATCGACCCGGACGTCATCGTACCCGACATGGACCTGATCGTACTGGCCGACCCGGTGTTGATCGAGCAGGTACTCATTAACCTGCTTACCAACGCGCTGGACGCGCTGCGTAATCAGCCTACCCCAACACTAGCCATCACCGCAGCGCGCAACGACGATAACCGCCCGCTGGTTTCCGTAACAGACAACGGGCCGGGTATTCCCGACGACCTGATCGACGAGATTTTTATCCCCTTTTTCACGACCAAACAGCACGGCAGTGGCATCGGCCTCAGTTTGTCGCGTCAGATCATGCAGTTGCACCGGGGCAGTATTCAACTGCAATCAACAATTGGACAGGGCAGCACCTTCAGCTTATTATTTAGTGCAGTATAG
- a CDS encoding ABC transporter permease, with the protein MTGFRYAFGTLRRHPAYVALNTVSLALAIGSCLLLFWYIRFHQSVDRYHRQTDRVVRLVTELHERTVSYSSGIPTPVGPALRQDMPWLTAVAMVIGQEYRLIQVESRAGQLTDKFTEARTMAYVEPDYFRILDYTWLSGSPDTSLRQPFTAVVTKRLARKYFGVGNPIGRRLCMNNRLELTITGLLADLPDNTDQPYELFVSYKTLEYYAHSGTALDQWAGISSPTQCWVLLPTAESVTRLERQLVSFHRKRHPASLNTYQYRVLPLTAQHTAPNYYTGIRGDVLLVLAAIGGFSC; encoded by the coding sequence ATGACTGGCTTTCGATACGCGTTCGGTACGCTGCGCCGGCATCCGGCTTACGTGGCCCTGAATACGGTGAGTCTGGCGCTGGCCATTGGTAGTTGCCTGCTGTTGTTCTGGTACATCCGGTTTCATCAAAGCGTCGACCGGTACCACCGACAGACCGACCGCGTCGTACGGCTGGTAACCGAACTGCATGAGCGCACGGTAAGCTACTCATCGGGGATTCCGACGCCCGTCGGGCCTGCCTTGCGTCAGGATATGCCCTGGCTGACGGCGGTGGCGATGGTCATTGGGCAGGAGTATCGGTTGATTCAGGTAGAAAGCCGGGCCGGCCAACTAACCGACAAGTTCACCGAAGCCCGGACGATGGCGTATGTCGAGCCGGATTACTTTCGCATCCTGGACTATACCTGGCTGAGCGGGTCGCCCGATACGTCGTTGCGCCAGCCGTTTACCGCCGTCGTGACGAAGCGGCTGGCGCGTAAGTACTTTGGTGTGGGCAATCCCATCGGTCGGCGCCTGTGCATGAACAACCGGCTGGAATTGACCATCACCGGTCTACTGGCTGACCTGCCGGACAATACCGACCAACCCTACGAACTGTTTGTTTCCTACAAAACGCTGGAGTATTACGCTCACAGCGGAACAGCGCTGGATCAGTGGGCTGGCATCAGCTCACCGACGCAGTGCTGGGTGTTGCTGCCAACCGCCGAGTCTGTGACCAGGCTGGAGCGGCAACTGGTTTCCTTCCACCGGAAGCGGCATCCGGCTAGTCTGAATACATACCAGTACCGGGTGCTCCCGTTGACCGCCCAGCATACCGCTCCTAACTACTATACCGGTATTCGGGGCGATGTGCTGCTAGTGTTAGCCGCCATCGGGGGCTTCTCCTGCTGA
- a CDS encoding head GIN domain-containing protein, protein MKNTRVLLLLSLLLFSAPLLAQRTSGGIVGSGKTIEETRTVASYDRLLVDFTIKVHIAEGAPGTVVLEGEDNVLPYVEIAVNSGELRIGLSRKAKFNDTKPVTVTIHRAALRSIQANTACTITADVPVVADQLTVSLNEASRLTADLDVQQLTVRLQAASSVTLRGKAQKADFQLDGASRVYAEQLRIAKADLTLNGASHATVDVTENLSASADGVSVITYSGSPVIDRQRAGGLSTIKHVP, encoded by the coding sequence ATGAAAAACACTCGCGTCCTGCTGTTACTGAGCCTGCTGCTTTTCAGCGCGCCTTTGCTCGCCCAGCGTACCAGTGGCGGTATCGTTGGTAGCGGAAAAACCATCGAGGAAACCCGCACGGTAGCCAGCTACGACCGGTTACTGGTCGACTTTACGATAAAGGTACACATTGCCGAAGGAGCGCCCGGAACGGTGGTTCTCGAAGGCGAAGACAATGTCTTGCCCTACGTAGAAATTGCCGTTAATAGCGGTGAACTGCGCATTGGTCTGTCACGCAAGGCCAAATTCAACGACACCAAACCCGTTACGGTAACCATTCACCGGGCTGCCTTGCGGTCGATTCAGGCCAACACTGCCTGCACGATTACCGCAGACGTACCGGTTGTCGCGGATCAGCTTACCGTCTCGCTCAACGAAGCCAGCCGACTAACGGCCGATCTCGACGTGCAGCAACTCACCGTCAGGCTACAGGCGGCTTCGTCGGTAACGCTTCGGGGGAAAGCGCAGAAGGCTGACTTCCAACTAGACGGAGCGAGTCGTGTTTATGCCGAACAGCTACGCATTGCCAAAGCCGATTTGACACTGAACGGTGCCAGTCATGCTACCGTGGATGTAACCGAAAATTTGTCGGCCTCGGCAGACGGTGTCAGCGTAATAACGTACTCGGGTAGTCCGGTTATTGATAGGCAGCGAGCGGGGGGCTTGTCGACAATCAAGCATGTGCCATGA
- a CDS encoding S41 family peptidase: protein MKTSSLFLVPLFLCMSWLSSSAQSRTANLSDTDKIAGLSKFWSEASYNFAYFDKAHINWDSAYHAFIPQVLATKTTYDYYRTLARFCALLKDGHTNINAPQSLYTYSTYVPLRFVLIDKKPYVARVLKGLSDSVPIGSELLTVNNQPVQSYLTTEVIPYISASTDHEKWNTALTNIWSATTDTSTVYPMTFRTPAGKVISFNSRLFSQRERDGSQAILGDGSSPAKWQLSRLTMLPNGIARVELNSFGREAIVNEFKAMLPQLQTAKGIILDIRQNGGGDTGIGAEILKYFTDEKKLVGSVWRTREHRAAFKAWGNYYATQKLDSAEAKSDFYQRALKTAKGDFWYKGDTMTFDNSVREPRLRAPVVVLAGNNTGSAAEDFLIIIRQLKSTRIPIIGEPSTGSTGQPMSFSLPGGGSARICTKRDTYADGTDFVGVGVIPDVLVAPTVQSLISGKDVVLDKAVSVLSASQPIVKKK, encoded by the coding sequence ATGAAAACTAGTTCCTTGTTTCTAGTGCCTTTGTTCCTGTGTATGAGCTGGTTGTCTTCCAGCGCACAGAGTCGTACCGCCAACCTGTCGGATACCGACAAGATCGCTGGTCTGTCGAAATTCTGGTCCGAAGCGAGCTACAACTTCGCTTACTTCGACAAAGCCCACATCAACTGGGACAGCGCCTACCACGCCTTCATTCCGCAGGTGCTGGCGACCAAAACCACCTACGACTACTACCGAACCCTCGCACGCTTCTGCGCGCTCCTGAAAGACGGGCATACCAATATCAACGCCCCCCAATCGCTCTACACCTACTCGACCTATGTGCCGCTCCGATTTGTTTTGATCGACAAAAAACCGTATGTCGCCCGTGTGCTGAAAGGTTTGTCGGACAGCGTACCGATCGGTTCCGAATTACTGACCGTCAACAACCAGCCGGTTCAGTCGTATCTGACTACGGAGGTAATTCCCTATATCTCAGCGTCGACTGACCATGAAAAATGGAATACGGCGCTGACGAATATATGGAGCGCCACGACGGATACGTCGACGGTTTACCCCATGACGTTCCGAACACCGGCTGGAAAGGTCATCTCGTTTAACTCGCGGTTGTTTTCCCAGCGCGAGCGCGACGGGTCGCAGGCGATACTGGGCGATGGCAGTAGCCCGGCCAAATGGCAACTGTCGCGGCTGACGATGCTACCCAATGGTATCGCGCGTGTTGAACTGAATAGCTTTGGCCGGGAAGCCATTGTCAATGAATTCAAGGCGATGCTGCCCCAGTTACAGACGGCTAAAGGGATAATCCTGGATATCCGGCAGAACGGTGGTGGCGATACGGGTATCGGGGCCGAAATTCTGAAGTATTTCACCGACGAGAAAAAGCTGGTCGGGTCGGTCTGGCGTACGCGGGAACACCGGGCTGCCTTCAAAGCCTGGGGCAACTACTACGCTACGCAAAAACTGGATTCGGCCGAGGCTAAAAGCGATTTTTACCAGCGGGCACTGAAAACGGCCAAAGGCGACTTCTGGTACAAAGGCGATACGATGACCTTCGACAATTCTGTTCGTGAACCCCGACTACGCGCGCCGGTGGTCGTGCTGGCGGGCAACAACACGGGGTCGGCGGCCGAAGATTTCCTCATTATCATTCGTCAGTTAAAGTCAACCCGGATTCCCATTATTGGGGAGCCGTCGACTGGGTCCACCGGTCAGCCTATGTCGTTTTCCCTGCCCGGTGGTGGTTCGGCCCGCATCTGTACCAAACGCGACACCTATGCCGATGGAACCGACTTCGTTGGGGTGGGGGTGATCCCTGACGTGCTGGTCGCGCCTACCGTGCAAAGTCTGATCAGCGGTAAGGACGTGGTGCTGGACAAAGCAGTTTCGGTACTATCTGCCAGTCAACCCATTGTCAAAAAAAAGTAA
- a CDS encoding sigma-54-dependent transcriptional regulator, which produces MAVQLLKKASVLVVDDDTDVLTSMAMLLRPEVRVVQTEKNPERLPALLRQETFDLVLLDMNYHRSVNTSNEGLYWLQQLRTLAPASAVVLITAYADINLAIRGLKDGAADFVVKPWRNDKLLASLDEALTRRQLTNKSHRQLPKPAVSPLLGESTTMQTLRRTIEKIAPTDANVLILGENGTGKDVVARLIHAQSMRASQPFVGVDLGALSEPLLESELFGYVKGAFTDARQDRAGRFEAAAGGTLFLDEIGNLSLPGQTKLLTALQQRQITRLGSHTPIPVDVRVVSATNAPIQHLVQTDRFRKDLVYRLNTIELTLPPLRERGDDVRLLAAHFLEQYATKYGKPTPRLEGRALARLLNYRFPGNVRELQHTMERAVVMSESEVLTAEDLVFSSVETTLTAGPETTRLAELEKGTIQKVVDKHHGNITKAAKELGITRMALYRRLGKYDL; this is translated from the coding sequence ATGGCAGTACAGTTACTTAAAAAAGCGTCGGTGCTGGTGGTGGATGACGACACGGATGTGCTGACGTCGATGGCCATGCTGCTGCGTCCCGAAGTCCGGGTTGTTCAGACCGAAAAGAACCCGGAACGACTACCGGCGCTGCTCCGGCAGGAGACCTTCGACCTGGTTCTGCTCGACATGAATTACCACCGGTCAGTCAACACCAGCAACGAAGGGCTTTACTGGCTTCAGCAACTGCGTACGCTGGCTCCGGCATCGGCGGTGGTGTTGATTACCGCCTATGCCGACATTAACCTGGCCATCCGGGGCCTGAAAGACGGAGCCGCCGACTTCGTTGTCAAACCCTGGCGCAACGATAAACTACTGGCGTCGCTGGACGAGGCCCTGACCCGACGCCAGCTCACCAACAAATCGCACCGTCAGTTGCCTAAACCGGCGGTATCACCCCTACTCGGCGAGTCGACGACCATGCAGACGCTGCGCCGTACTATCGAGAAGATCGCGCCCACCGATGCCAACGTGCTGATTCTGGGCGAGAACGGTACGGGCAAGGATGTCGTTGCCCGGCTGATTCATGCCCAGTCGATGCGGGCCAGTCAGCCATTCGTTGGCGTCGATTTGGGGGCACTGAGCGAGCCGCTGCTGGAATCCGAGTTGTTTGGCTACGTGAAAGGCGCCTTCACCGACGCCCGGCAGGATCGGGCGGGGCGGTTTGAAGCGGCAGCGGGCGGCACGCTCTTTCTGGATGAAATCGGTAATCTGTCTCTGCCCGGACAGACCAAGCTGCTGACGGCCCTGCAACAGCGACAGATCACGCGGCTGGGTAGTCACACGCCGATTCCGGTCGACGTGCGGGTGGTGTCGGCGACCAATGCGCCTATTCAGCACCTCGTACAGACCGACCGGTTCCGGAAAGATCTGGTCTACCGCCTGAACACCATCGAGCTGACATTGCCCCCCCTGCGCGAACGCGGAGACGACGTTCGGTTGCTGGCGGCACATTTCCTCGAACAGTACGCGACCAAATACGGGAAACCTACCCCCCGACTGGAAGGGCGAGCCCTGGCACGGCTGCTAAACTACCGGTTTCCAGGCAACGTCCGGGAGCTTCAGCATACGATGGAGCGGGCCGTTGTTATGAGCGAATCCGAGGTGCTGACCGCCGAGGATCTAGTGTTTTCATCGGTCGAAACAACCCTGACTGCCGGGCCGGAAACAACCCGGCTAGCGGAACTGGAGAAAGGAACGATTCAGAAGGTCGTCGACAAACATCACGGCAACATCACCAAGGCCGCCAAAGAGCTGGGTATCACCCGAATGGCGCTGTACCGGCGGCTGGGCAAATACGATTTGTGA
- a CDS encoding ABC transporter ATP-binding protein, which yields MIELRHIQKTYPSAAHETAVLMNLSLVVQAGEFVAIMGPSGCGKSTLLNLLGLLDDIDDGQYVFNQTDVTRLSERQKDQFRHRHIGIIFQRFNLIDELSIYENVELPLVYAGVASQERSRRVTDLLEQLRLMHRRHHRPAQLSGGQQQRTAIARALAVGPSLLLADEPTGNLDSVNREAVMRLLTDINEAGTTIIMVTHSELDALYAHRIVRMLDGQLMD from the coding sequence GTGATCGAACTGCGCCACATCCAGAAAACGTACCCGTCGGCCGCGCACGAAACGGCGGTGTTAATGAATCTATCGCTGGTGGTTCAGGCGGGGGAGTTTGTGGCGATTATGGGGCCGTCGGGCTGCGGTAAATCGACCCTGCTGAATCTATTGGGGTTGCTCGATGATATTGATGACGGGCAATACGTGTTTAACCAGACGGATGTAACGCGGCTGTCTGAGCGGCAGAAAGACCAATTTCGGCATCGGCATATCGGCATCATTTTTCAGCGCTTCAACCTGATCGATGAATTGAGTATTTACGAAAACGTAGAGCTGCCGTTGGTGTATGCAGGGGTGGCCAGCCAGGAACGGAGCCGGCGCGTGACCGACCTGCTTGAGCAGTTGCGGCTGATGCACCGCCGACACCACCGCCCGGCTCAGTTGTCGGGCGGCCAGCAGCAACGAACCGCCATCGCCCGGGCGCTGGCCGTCGGGCCGTCGTTGCTGCTGGCCGACGAGCCGACGGGTAATCTCGACTCGGTAAACCGGGAAGCTGTTATGCGCCTGCTGACGGACATCAACGAGGCTGGCACAACAATCATTATGGTCACCCACTCCGAACTGGATGCGCTGTATGCCCACCGGATCGTGCGGATGCTCGACGGACAACTGATGGACTGA
- a CDS encoding TonB-dependent receptor domain-containing protein: protein MKTLLVIALFWLITLRCIGQVGSLTGVVLNERQQPVEYATVALLQPADSSFVKGGIADSTGHFTLQQLSAGVYLLRVTALGYRPFFSQRHTVETVESLVDVGRVQLSADSRNLNEVTVKGERPVVERSMGKLILNVTNSFFKTATNALDVLRRAPGLIVSQDGSISVKGQYAPVVYIEGKQLPLTAEELRGLAASDIEQIEVINNASAQFDGETRAVINIKLKRDKTLGWKGSLYSGFLQNQRYSGGELGGSATYKTRQWSYYGRLGYSINNNYLLGLGHRVVRSDTTRTEFVTDSWYKRTAMPLTYQFSADFTPNSAHQFGLLVKGNRTANIDRLTNLNQQQDYSANTINTQLLQTLNVTQGRNQSVALDLNYKGTINARGDQLTAFLDYASYATQKSQDFRNDYLTPEGNAVRSPMVMTGQFPSTIYIRSFRTDYSHSLGKAGKLEAGTKLTWTTTDSDLRYDTLAATGFVFDPSRSNRFLYDETILAAYGQWSGTIGKVEFNTGLRVEDTRSTGNSLTLNEVINRRYFRWLPSLNVQWKLSEANVLSAGFTRKMRRPAFWELNPFTLYVDPYMYTEGNPFLLPVTNNTADLTYTHRAITVSLNYRLDKDVFVQLPIQDDRTKIVRYTRVNLNTQQRAWFDVAVTHALTPWWKTQHYAQVQYAQTRSAYPTGGQIDSQAWSCYLDGRHTFTVGKGYTIDLSYYYSSPTVDYIYTVASNGSLSLGLQKSVLGGAGNLQLNASDLLNTYRELFYGQFQNLDVWTLQKRNSRQLSIRFTYAFGRSTFTRTNRTSGSADEENRAR from the coding sequence ATGAAAACGCTATTGGTTATCGCTCTCTTCTGGTTGATCACCCTGCGCTGCATAGGGCAGGTGGGTAGCCTGACGGGGGTTGTCCTGAACGAACGCCAGCAACCCGTTGAATACGCAACCGTCGCGCTGCTGCAACCGGCCGATTCGTCGTTCGTGAAAGGCGGTATCGCTGACTCCACCGGTCACTTCACGCTGCAACAGCTGTCCGCCGGCGTCTACCTCCTACGGGTTACGGCGCTTGGCTATCGACCCTTTTTTAGTCAACGGCATACGGTCGAAACGGTAGAATCGCTCGTTGATGTCGGGCGTGTGCAGCTTAGCGCCGACAGCCGGAATCTGAACGAAGTGACCGTAAAAGGAGAGCGGCCCGTGGTTGAGCGGTCGATGGGTAAACTGATACTCAACGTAACCAACTCGTTTTTTAAGACTGCTACTAACGCGCTTGACGTGCTCCGGCGCGCACCGGGGCTGATCGTCAGTCAGGATGGCAGTATATCGGTCAAGGGGCAATACGCGCCAGTCGTTTACATCGAAGGAAAGCAGTTACCGCTGACGGCCGAAGAGCTGCGGGGGTTGGCCGCATCCGATATCGAACAGATCGAGGTGATCAACAATGCCTCGGCTCAGTTTGACGGCGAAACGCGGGCGGTGATCAACATCAAACTCAAACGCGACAAGACGCTGGGCTGGAAAGGAAGTCTGTACAGTGGCTTCCTGCAAAATCAACGCTACAGCGGGGGAGAGCTGGGCGGCAGTGCAACCTACAAAACCCGGCAGTGGTCGTACTACGGGCGACTGGGCTACAGCATCAACAACAACTACCTGCTGGGGTTGGGACATCGGGTGGTGCGAAGCGATACCACACGAACGGAATTTGTGACCGATTCGTGGTACAAGCGAACGGCTATGCCGCTGACCTATCAGTTCTCTGCTGACTTTACCCCTAATTCAGCGCACCAGTTCGGGCTGCTGGTTAAAGGCAACCGCACCGCTAATATCGACCGGCTGACTAACTTGAATCAGCAGCAGGACTATAGTGCCAACACGATTAACACGCAGTTACTGCAAACGCTCAACGTAACCCAAGGGCGCAATCAAAGCGTGGCGCTCGATCTGAACTACAAAGGCACCATCAACGCCAGGGGTGACCAACTAACTGCTTTTCTGGACTATGCGTCGTATGCGACGCAGAAGAGTCAGGACTTTCGAAACGACTACCTGACGCCGGAAGGAAATGCTGTGCGGTCGCCGATGGTCATGACCGGGCAGTTTCCCAGTACGATTTACATTCGTTCGTTTCGTACGGATTACAGCCATTCGCTGGGCAAGGCCGGTAAGCTGGAAGCGGGTACCAAACTGACCTGGACAACGACTGACAGCGACCTGCGCTACGACACACTGGCGGCTACCGGCTTCGTCTTCGACCCGTCGCGCAGCAACCGCTTTTTGTACGACGAGACGATCCTGGCTGCCTACGGGCAATGGAGCGGGACGATTGGAAAGGTCGAGTTTAACACCGGTCTACGTGTTGAAGATACCCGTTCGACGGGCAACTCACTGACCCTAAATGAGGTCATCAATCGGCGCTATTTCCGCTGGTTACCGAGTCTGAATGTGCAGTGGAAACTAAGCGAAGCCAACGTACTGTCGGCCGGCTTTACCCGCAAAATGCGTCGCCCGGCGTTCTGGGAGCTGAATCCCTTTACGCTGTACGTCGATCCGTACATGTATACCGAAGGCAATCCCTTCCTGCTACCCGTCACCAACAACACCGCCGACCTGACCTACACCCACCGCGCCATTACGGTTAGCCTGAACTACCGGCTGGACAAGGACGTGTTTGTGCAATTACCGATTCAGGACGATCGGACCAAAATCGTTCGATACACGCGGGTAAACCTCAACACCCAGCAACGGGCCTGGTTCGACGTGGCCGTTACCCACGCCCTGACCCCCTGGTGGAAGACGCAGCATTACGCGCAGGTGCAGTACGCCCAGACGCGCTCGGCTTACCCGACTGGTGGGCAGATCGATTCGCAGGCGTGGAGCTGTTACCTGGATGGCCGGCACACGTTTACGGTGGGGAAAGGCTATACAATCGATCTGAGCTACTACTACAGTTCGCCCACCGTCGATTACATCTATACTGTGGCCTCCAACGGAAGCCTGTCGCTGGGGTTACAGAAAAGCGTGCTGGGCGGAGCGGGTAACCTGCAACTCAACGCCAGCGACCTGTTGAACACCTACCGGGAGCTGTTCTATGGGCAGTTCCAGAACCTGGACGTCTGGACGCTACAGAAGCGCAACAGCCGCCAGCTATCTATTCGATTTACGTACGCCTTCGGCCGCTCGACCTTTACGCGGACCAACCGCACTTCCGGAAGCGCCGACGAAGAAAACCGCGCCCGTTAA